Proteins from a genomic interval of Debaryomyces hansenii CBS767 chromosome E complete sequence:
- a CDS encoding DEHA2E23782p (weakly similar to CA3255|IPF4729 Candida albicans IPF4729): MLNISELPHEIIVEIFFMLTPLETQSLISKLHQILDNLPPNLDTAANNVKLLIRFAFQRLYSGKLLVTSDYCCKKGLETVPDAVLSLRNFEEKFLESKENEIENTLFKETRPQILKFRFIRDVNDYSNFVDDLYSLNSIFDNLNDRNEITKYIGVACQLELYIDGYTIGVESPTAILIAVLKTLISLANPDTALKNSLSSKFKSITIKSTDIGDYYVSRWSQLLGCFTNVTYLNLSDNIIKSDSNPRNEGESDIKVDLLANDFVWPPALKELNLDNNLLTYISKKFMLKLPSNTLEKLSICSNKFTTLGQTDFESFNFTEVLPQLTSLKLNYNNTLMLVNERMFYKISSTGKFRSLELRGCNIDEHNMLSLKAVSIRENFSLLS; this comes from the coding sequence ATGCTTAATATTTCAGAATTACCACATGAAATTATAGTTGAAATCTTTTTTATGTTGACTCCATTGGAGACTCAGTCATTGATTAGCAaacttcatcaaatacttGATAACCTTCCACCTAATTTGGATACTGCAGCAAATAATGTAAAACTATTGATCCGTTTTGCATTTCAAAGACTCTATAGTGGTAAATTATTGGTAACTTCTGATTATTGTTGTAAGAAGGGACTCGAAACGGTGCCTGATGCTGTTCTATCGCTCCGCAATTTTGAAGAGAAGTTTCTTGAAAGTAAGGAGAACGAAATAGAGAACACACTTTTCAAGGAAACACGACCACAGATTCTAAAATTTAGATTCATTCGAGATGTCAATGATTATAGtaattttgttgatgacTTGTATTCGTTAAATTCTATCTTTGATAACTTGAATGACAGAAATGAAATTACGAAGTATATTGGTGTTGCATGCCAATTAGAACTATATATTGATGGATACACAATAGGTGTCGAATCACCAACAGCTATATTGATAGCAGTATTGAAAACTTTGATAAGCCTAGCAAATCCAGATACAGcgttgaaaaattcgtTAAGCAGCAAATTCAAGAGTATTACAATCAAGTCTACGGATATTGGAGATTACTATGTTTCTCGGTGGAGCCAATTACTAGGATGCTTTACGAATGTCACTTACTTGAACCTATCCGATAACATAATAAAACTGGATTCTAATCCCAGGAATGAAGGAGAGCTGGATATCAAGGTTGATTTATTGGCAAACGATTTTGTATGGCCTCCTGCCTTGAAAGAGTTGAATTTAGACAACAACTTGTTGACctatatttcaaaaaagTTTATGCTCAAATTACCTTCAAATACATTAGAAAAGTTGCTGATATGTTCGAATAAGTTTACAACTTTGGGCCAGACTGATTTCGAATCTTTTAACTTTACCGAAGTATTGCCTCAGTTAActtctttgaaattgaattacaATAATACCCTAATGCTTGTAAATGAACGTATGTTCTACAAAATTTCTCTGACAGGCAAATTTAGGTCGCTAGAATTACGGGGATGTAATATCGATGAACATAACATGCTACTGTTGAAGGCAGTTTCCATAAGAGAGAATTTTAGTTTGTTAAGTTAG
- a CDS encoding DEHA2E23804p (similar to CA3254|IPF4728 Candida albicans unknown Function), whose protein sequence is MQKKHSRSYEEDNEDSYDLAKNGKRIKLDNLLQELSLDDDDIDVKSKKATHSFIESKVSKSSQQTDYVVNPSINLKSYSVFKKSSSPQPTINSPNINSYVMEKLVQHFHTLYNSKSALIQWYKPHLILSYHFENWVIRLFNRFIRKYNKRSNGIPIKKFKFYSKIMNLINSKEISFTYNDLLLILEQENKLEELKLNRKRKIRDYNKEKDSDTDEKDDKTFENIKYNYWDTLRGVNKDFEMIDELSKDNSDTDSPKVYEVVEPTQSYQNSEDSDIDMETDATFN, encoded by the coding sequence atgcaaaaaaaacATTCAAGATCTTATGAGGAGgataatgaagattcaTATGATCTTGCAAAAAATGGTAAGCGGATAAAACTTGATAATCTATTACAGgaattatcattagatgACGATGACATCGATgttaaatcaaaaaaggCTACCCACTCATTTATAGAATCCAAAGTATCGAAACTGTCGCAACAAACTGATTATGTGGTGAACCCAtctataaatttgaaatcttaTTCCGTGTTTAAGAAATCTTCATCCCCACAACCCACTATCAATTCTCCAAATATTAACTCCTATGTTATGGAAAAGCTAGTTCAGCATTTTCATACGCTTTACAATTCCAAGTCAGCTTTGATACAGTGGTACAAGCCACATTTGATCTTAAGTTACCACTTTGAAAATTGGGTAATAAGACTATTCAACAGATTTATCCGGAAGTATAATAAAAGGTCGAATGGAATTCCAATAAAAAAgtttaaattttattctaAGATcatgaatttaataaatctgaAAGAGATTAGTTTCACATATAATGACTTATTACTCATTTTGGAACAAGAGAATAAATTAGAGGAATTGAAACTAAatagaaaaagaaaaattaggGACTATaacaaagaaaaggatAGTGATACGGATGAAAAGGATGATAAAACTTTtgagaatataaaatataattattggGATACATTACGGGGGGTGaataaagattttgaaatgatAGACGAGTTATCCAAAGATAATTCTGATACAGATAGTCCAAAGGTCTATGAGGTTGTAGAGCCTACGCAGAGCTATCAGAATCTGGAAGATTCAGATATTGACATGGAAACAGATGCAACCTTTAACTAA
- a CDS encoding DEHA2E23826p (some similarities with uniprot|P40463 Saccharomyces cerevisiae YIL135C VHS2 Gene whose overexpression suppresses the synthetic lethality of the hal3 sit4 double mutation and similar to CA3251|IPF4721 Candida albicans IPF4721 unknown function): MSWRKLLSILEEEVCGNSVHMNEQISQLVQSFIKYLKEPRYQSPLTLPELASLFSNFYKDLNSLVINLYTQSNSVKKQLISSSEYFRTHADDFDYLLAIANYSTSSVKLLKRTDSDAVLQLRVFNYYKFITIVEAIEKAQAELFNSNNTLDEGISLLEKIFKFDQRDIILQEFLNEKLDALKKLKLPFSCFIENDTTNKLTAFFSSISEAGNENSTLEKIKQTFVVLIESITPYSKLKAVVEIQKSLIILLSEAYDSDPSNVNNDDIIPSLIYIIIYHVPFNSSDLYLNFTFIKNFVNLIDPYNVDINSFTLNSFPASYTPTDRLNRSLNGKKTFKKNNLFEYLNLKEEDDTELETSSNIDFFKNDKDLVHYIQAKYLNNGELKFYLTNFEAVLFFLSSVTIQELVPEGTTENQLLKCSLHKLVDQELLSHFKFPDGKAIDEFKNQEDISPQVSSRSRSSSLLNTISHKLNDVALSVNRSRSNSSIMNSLKSSSLSLNKESFPSFAGNHETETTHTSPTNSNESNTVDTNHIPSSMMKNILGRFSSVSVPQFRPSIEEQITTTEADNTDTKTEERDKRSSSLMSKMSSDHLRTRSSSIEKLDQDQNGIREHQKKSSITSKLTNGVSDFMTKFNSTTNGSNGTISTLHANPTKNASNLSIHSFVEGSNNYTDSNITINEDLSTPNGSSATIQRRPDYRNRTTSLQVMDKWFNNISANNNSNPESQENTVGSTTGDNLEEESVTQIKNLTKYTNKDFESLTMKDLKDLKACYDILCNDLVSKSNIKSDKTDKDEPIDTTDRISSSETSI; this comes from the coding sequence ATGTCCTGGCGTAAGCTTCTACTGATactagaagaagaagtctGTGGTAATTCTGTCCACATGAATGAGCAGATAAGCCAGTTGGTGCAATCattcatcaaatacttGAAGGAACCAAGATACCAGTCGCCGCTTACTTTACCAGAACTAGCGCTgttattttctaatttctATAAGGACTTGAATTCATTGGTTATAAACTTATATACACAGTCAAACAGCGTAAAGAAACAACTTATATCAAGTTCGGAGTATTTTAGGACCCACGCCGATGATTTTGACTATTTATTAGCAATCGCTAATTACTCTACGTCATCAGTGAAGTTATTAAAGAGAACGGATCTGGATGCTGTTTTGCAGTTGAGAGtatttaattattataaatttatcacGATAGTGGAAGCGATCGAGAAGGCACAAGCAGAGctatttaattcaaataatacacTAGATGAAGGCATCTCGTTACTTGAAaagatatttaaatttgatcAACGTGATATCATACTTCAGGAATTtcttaatgaaaaattggatgCCTTGAAGAAGTTAAAGTTACCATTTTCCTGCTTTATCGAGAATGATACAACTAATAAATTGACtgcatttttttcatcaatttccGAGGCTGGTAATGAAAACAGTACGTTGGagaaaatcaaacaaaCATTTGTTGTATTAATTGAAAGCATTACTCCATATTCGAAACTAAAAGCAGTGGTAGAAATTCAAAAGTCTTTAATCATACTATTATCAGAAGCATATGATAGTGACCCCAGCAAcgttaataatgatgatataattCCCTCGTTGATTTACATAATCATATATCATGTACCTTTCAATTCGAgtgatttatatttgaatttcactttcataaaaaattttgttaatCTTATTGATCCATATAACGTTGACATAAATTCATTTACATTGAATTCTTTCCCAGCGTCATATACACCTACTGATAGGTTGAACAGATCGTTGAATGGTAAGAAAACgttcaagaaaaataacttatttgaatatttaaatttaaaagaagaagacgacACGGAACTAGAAACGTCTAGCAATATtgactttttcaaaaatgacAAGGATTTAgttcattatattcaagcgaaatatttaaataacGGAGAActtaaattttatttaactAATTTTGAAGCCgttttattctttttacTGAGTGTCacaattcaagaattggtTCCAGAAGGAACAACAGAAAATCAACTATTAAAATGCTCCCTACATAAATTAGTAGATCAGGAATTATTAAGTCATTTCAAATTCCCAGATGGTAAGGCGATAGATGAATTTAAAAACCAAGAAGATATTTCGCCACAGGTATCTTCTAGATCTCGTTCTAGCTCACTATTAAACACAATTAGCCATAAATTAAACGATGTTGCATTATCAGTTAATAGATCAAGGTCCAATTCGTCCATAATGAACAGCTtgaaatcttcatcattatcattgaataaGGAAAGTTTTCCTTCATTTGCAGGCAATCATGAAACCGAAACAACGCATACTTCTCCCACAAATTCTAATGAAAGTAATACTGTCGATACCAATCATATACCTTCgctgatgatgaagaatattctaGGTAGATTCAGTCTGGTTCTGGTTCCACAGTTCAGGCCAAGCATAGAAGAGCAAATAACAACAACTGAAGCGGATAATACTGATACTAAGACTGAGGAAAGAGATAAAAGATCAAGCTCGTTAATGAGCAAAATGTCACTGGATCACTTGAGAACCAgatcatcatcaattgaGAAGCTAGATCAAGATCAAAATGGAATCAGAGAGCATCAGAAAAAGAGTTCTATCACTTCCAAGCTTACCAATGGCGTATCTGATTTTATGACCAAATTCAATAGTACTACAAATGGTTCCAATGGCACAATTTCTACGTTGCATGCAAATCCAACTAAGAATGcttctaatttatcaatacATTCGTTTGTTGAGGGTCTGAATAATTACACAGATAGCAATATTACTataaatgaagatttaAGTACACCCAATGGTAGTTCTGCAACAATTCAAAGAAGACCAGATTATAGAAATCGAACAACCAGCTTACAGGTAATGGATAAGTggtttaataatatatcagCGAACAACAATAGTAACCCTGAAAGCCAAGAGAATACCGTAGGTTCGACAACTGGTgataatttagaagaagagaGTGTAACccaaataaagaatttaacGAAGTATACGaataaagattttgaatctCTTACTATGAAAGATTTGAAGGACTTGAAGGCTTGTTATGACATATTATGTAATGACCTTGTTTCAAAGTCTAACATTAAGTCTGACAAGACTGACAAAGATGAACCGATTGATACCACAGACAGAATTAGCTCCTCTGAAACAAGCATTTAA
- a CDS encoding DEHA2E23848p (similar to CA2185|IPF6880 Candida albicans IPF6880 unknown function), with protein MDRIFQWVSGIPPVTRYWSIAILSTSILTTLRIVLAVQFVFIVDKAFSSQPWRLITSFCYFDDLSIELIINIWFIIRSSRYLEEGFSTKIALFPPNTINTLNTDQRNFLKRIIDRNKSIDYLYFVLLICGSIVAAVTYGSNNFDFKIHRLGSLLDDILLYIWCRSNPNLDVNMFGFFTIQTAYLPWCYTMLNWVLSKDFLTDFLALMSGNLRLIASVFTKPFVWRVVICYSLGHFWWFSRDFLLCQFYYDFNDERRQIRSETPKRIEQESRISSYHNIPRRILTLILLPPWYWVILKKMRERP; from the coding sequence ATGGATAGGATATTTCAGTGGGTATCGGGTATACCGCCTGTTACTAGGTATTGGTCCATAGCCATTCTTTCGACATCAATATTGACTACGTTACGAATTGTACTTGCTGTACAATTTGTGTTCATTGTTGACAAAGCATTCAGTTCCCAACCGTGGCGACTAATTACGTCGTTCTGTTATTTTGATGATCTACTGATTGAgttgataataaatatatggTTCATCATCCGTTCTTCTCGATATTTAGAGGAAGGGTTTAGCACAAAAATTGCATTATTTCCTCCCAATACAATAAATACACTAAACACTGACCAACgaaatttcttgaagagGATCATTGATAGAAATAAGTCgattgattatttatattttgtatTGTTGATCTGTGGCTCTATTGTTGCTGCTGTTACATATGGCTCTaacaattttgattttaaaattCACAGGTTGGGCTCACTCTTGGAcgatatattattatatatctGGTGTCGGAGCAATCCTAATTTAGACGTGAATATGTTCGGGTTCTTCACTATACAAACAGCATATTTACCGTGGTGTTATACAATGTTAAACTGGGTTTTGCTGAAGGATTTTCTAACCGATTTTTTGGCTTTAATGTCTGGTAATTTAAGACTTATAGCATCGGTGTTTACGAAGCCTTTTGTATGGAGGGTTGTTATTTGCTATTCGTTGGGTCATTTCTGGTGGTTTTCGAGAGACTTTTTATTATGCCAATTTTATTACGACTTCAACGATGAGAGAAGGCAAATCAGATCAGAAACACCAAAAAGAATAGAACAAGAATCTAGAATTTCTTCTTATCATAATATTCCAAGACGCATACTTacattaattttattaccCCCATGGTATTGggttattttgaaaaaaatgcGGGAAAGACCTTAG
- a CDS encoding DEHA2E23870p (weakly similar to uniprot|Q12051 Saccharomyces cerevisiae YPL069C BTS1 Geranylgeranyl diphosphate synthase increases the intracellular pool of geranylgeranyl diphosphate suppressor of bet2 mutation that causes defective geranylgeranylation of small GTP- binding proteins that mediate vesicular traffic and similar to CA4277|CaBTS1 Candida albicans CaBTS1) produces MDSKIDINSLIEGCHNDEIPKCISEPYDYLEGIPSNNNNIRATFLNAFNDLYYQIEDHKLLDKIGEIISIFHNSSLLIDDIEDDSSFRRGLPTAHTLYGTPLTINCGNLMYFIALQKAQNELPMYYNKIHDGDVDVKSLTYQISQILVDEMLNLHHGQGLDIYWRDSGDYIQNHLPEIDEYLKMVMNKTGGLFRLSVKLLEVFSPTFKSTSVIPLANLLGIIYQIRDDYLNLVDPNYSHMKGYTGEDLIEGKLSLPILHCLRTGSVNSPIYRILYELKDSEERKANPQLIEDCIDFMKNKSKSLEFTRNLIHDYHENAKLMIINNSTLSNPEDSMLCKVIDRLCNV; encoded by the coding sequence ATGGATTCTaaaatagatataaattcattaatcgAGGGCTGCCATAATGATGAGATTCCGAAATGCATCTCGGAACCCTACGATTATCTAGAAGGAATACCttcaaacaataataatattcgTGCAACCTTTCTAAATGCTTTTAACGACTTGTACTATCAAATTGAGGACCATAAACTATTAGACAAAATAGGagaaataatatcaatatttcataattcatcattattgatagatgatattgaagatgattctAGTTTCAGAAGAGGCTTGCCAACTGCACACACGCTCTATGGAACACCTCTAACTATCAATTGTGGGAATTTAATGTACTTCATTGCCTTACAAAAAGCACAGAATGAGCTACCCATGTATTATAATAAGATACACGATGGAGATGTCGATGTGAAAAGTCTCACCTATCAGATCCTGCAAATATTAGTTGATGAAATGCTAAATTTGCATCATGGACAAGGATTAGATATCTATTGGAGGGATAGTGGAGACTACATTCAAAACCATTTACCAGAAATAGATGAATACTTGAAAATGGTAATGAATAAAACGGGTGGATTGTTTCGTCTTTCAgtaaaattattggaagTTTTTTCACCTACGTTTAAATCGACATCAGTAATACCATTGGCGAACCTATTAGGTATTATATATCAGATAAGAGATGACTATTTAAACTTAGTGGATCCGAATTATTCTCATATGAAGGGATACACTGGAGAAGATTTAATCGAAGGAAAATTATCCTTACCCATTTTGCATTGTTTAAGAACTGGTTCTGTTAACTCCCCGATATATAGAATCCTTTATGAGCTAAAAGATAGTGAAGAACGTAAAGCAAATCCCCAGCTCATTGAAGATTGCATCGATTTcatgaaaaataaatcaaagtCTTTGGAATTCACCCGTAATTTAATACACGATTATCACGAGAACGCTAAGTTGAtgataatcaataattctacCTTAAGTAATCCAGAAGACTCAATGCTATGTAAAGTAATTGATAGGTTATGTAATGTATGA
- a CDS encoding DEHA2E23892p (weakly similar to CA4278|IPF2310 Candida albicans IPF2310 unknown function), with translation MENEITASKDDIDIKAKGRRPTKSRRTDNELQHDILKYKELLVRDQGLELDIPPKRTKMNEKEHEVKTHNNKQSSRSSRYRNRRVALEDNTLRESSACSSQPPQNKTNDVVKGYQKLKPKYFNQRRRSLPKCQSTYNPDKISPPSLTDIKRFTSFEDKILLSHSYQELIKLLKSEINSSNPNHNENEGIDIPLSWNFLPKNIDIEKKRFDITDQYSFDFQPLHISSTNLFCSEDIDVFFQKLNDNSNFDQFSEVDLDFDTESSVRKDLKKTIPLA, from the coding sequence ATGGAAAACGAAATTACTGCTTCAAAGGATGATATCGATATAAAAGCAAAAGGTAGAAGGCCCAcaaaatcaagaagaacCGATAATGAACTTCAGCATGACATACTCAAATATAAAGAGCTCTTAGTGAGAGATCAAGGTTTGGAATTGGATATTCCACCTAAACGAACCAAAATGAACGAGAAAGAACATGAGGTAAAGAcacataataataagcaaAGTTCAAGATCTTCTAGATACAGAAATAGAAGGGTTGCACTTGAAGATAATACTTTGAGAGAATCTTCAGCGTGTAGTTCTCAACCACCTCAAAATAAAACTAATGATGTTGTTAAAGGTTATCAAAAGTTGAAGCCAAAGTATTTCAACCAGCGGAGGAGAAGCCTTCCAAAATGCCAATCAACTTACAACCCGGATAAAATATCTCCACCTTCATTGACGGATATCAAAAGATTTACAAGTTTTGAGGACAAGATTCTTTTAAGTCATTCATATCAAGAGTTAATAAAGCTTCTTAAATCCGAAATAAATAGTAGCAACCCCAATCacaatgaaaatgaaggCATCGATATACCATTGCTGTGGAACTTTTTACccaaaaatattgatattgagaAGAAGCGCTTCGATATAACAGATCAGTATTCCTTTGATTTTCAGCCTTTACACATATCATCTACTAATTTGTTTTGCAGCGAGGATATCGATGTGTTTTTCCAAAAActtaatgataattcaaatttcgACCAATTTAGTGAAGTTGATTTAGATTTTGATACCGAATCTTCAGTAAGGAAAGACTTGAAGAAAACTATCCCATTAGCATAA
- a CDS encoding DEHA2E23914p (similar to uniprot|P32469 Saccharomyces cerevisiae YLR172C DPH5 required for synthesis of diphthamide which is a modified histidine residue of translation elongation factor 2 (Eft1p or Eft2p)) has protein sequence MLYLIGLGLSYESDITVRGLETIKKCKRVYLEAYTSILMAANQESLEAFYGREIILADRELVEGGSDKILENADEDDVAFLVVGDPFGATTHTDLIIRARELNIKVEAIHNASVMNAVGACGLQLYQFGQTVSLVFFTETWKPDSFYNKIMENRRIGLHTLLLLDIKVKEQSIENMARGKLIYEPPRYMNIETAASQLLEIEEMRQEKAYTPNTPCVAISRLGSPEQTFKAGTLQELSEYDSGEPLHSLVMLGRQVHDLELEYLYEYVDNKEQFKKFVEEDQEFFKPPPYVPPEDENLSE, from the coding sequence ATGTTATACTTGATTGGATTAGGTTTGTCATATGAAAGTGATATCACTGTTCGTGGGTTagaaacaattaaaaaatgTAAAAGAGTTTATTTAGAAGCTTATACATCGATCTTAATGGCCGCCAACCAAGAATCATTGGAGGCTTTCTATGGACGTGAAATTATATTAGCAGACAGAGAATTAGTAGAGGGTGGGTCTGATAAAATCTTAGAAAATGCTGACGAGGATGATGTAGCCTTTTTGGTTGTTGGTGACCCGTTTGGTGCAACAACGCATACAGATTTAATCATCAGGGCGAGAGAATTAAACATCAAGGTTGAGGCAATTCATAACGCATCTGTCATGAATGCTGTCGGAGCATGTGGTTTACAATTGTACCAATTTGGTCAAACTGTTTCCTTGGTATTTTTCACAGAAACATGGAAGCCGGACTCGTTTTACAATAAAATCATGGAAAATAGAAGAATTGGCTTGCATACATTACTTTTGTTAGATATCAAAGTCAAGGAGCAGagtattgaaaatatgGCGAGGGGAAAGTTGATATATGAGCCTCCAAGATATATGAATATAGAAACGGCGGCCAGtcaattattagaaattgaagaaatgaGACAAGAAAAGGCCTATACTCCAAATACGCCATGTGTAGCTATTTCTAGATTGGGGTCTCCTGAACAGACTTTTAAGGCTGGTACTTTACAAGAATTATCCGAGTATGATTCTGGTGAACCATTACATTCATTGGTTATGTTAGGTAGACAAGTTCATGATTTAGAATTGGAATACCTATATGAATATGTCGATAATAAAGAACAATTCAAAAAGTTTGTGGAAGAAgatcaagaatttttcaaaccTCCTCCATATGTTCCTccagaagatgaaaatttaagcgaataa
- a CDS encoding DEHA2E23936p (weakly similar to uniprot|P25625 Saccharomyces cerevisiae YCR044C PER1 Vacuolar membrane protein that seems to be involved in Mn2+ homeostasis) — protein sequence MFYIRITYVLVYFQLFIGCIICSPGDDLYMFQECRYQCEQIICHKRPYHIFQRMILDELGSDGEYEIHAYNENWEFSSSLPLHLKLLGWDCVSNCDYECQRIVTKERCKNNQEICQFHGKWPFLRVFGIQEFASVIFSIGNYMVHAIGIKKVLEAKRQADPMIKYEYTVLIICSFIAMFAWICSTVFHIRDFLVTERLDYFVAGLTVLSGFYGVFTRYFRLYLPSRKLQRMLFTIVCISAYTWHIHRLVDDWSYTYNMQANITLGVLQNIIWGFLCFDLYCKYYKLENNEQVYKEKQSNHLDYITPRRLLIPSFYSRSSKLYSLYPLLLCAIVIAGMSLEIFDFPPIFFDLVDAHSLWHLVTIIPAFYGWYDWMIWDINVNVKHELEEFVQKKND from the coding sequence ATGTTCTATATTAGGATAACATATGTATTGGTTTACTTTCAACTTTTTATAGGTTGTATCATATGCTCGCCAGGTGATGATTTGTACATGTTTCAGGAATGCCGATACCAATGTGAGCAAATTATTTGTCACAAGAGGCCATATCACATATTCCAAAGAATGATACTTGATGAGTTAGGATCGGATGGAGAATACGAAATACATGCATATAATGAGAATTGGGAATTCAGTAGTCTGTTACCATTACATTTAAAGCTATTGGGATGGGATTGTGTTCTGAATTGTGATTATGAGTGCCAAAGGATAGTTACCAAGGAAAGATGTAAAAACAACCAAGAGATATGCCAATTCCATGGAAAATGGCCTTTTTTGAGAGTGTTTGGGATACAAGAATTTGCATCAGTAATTTTTTCCATTGGAAACTATATGGTGCATGCTATTGGGATTAAGAAGGTGTTGGAGGCTAAAAGACAGGCAGATCCGATGATAAAGTATGAATACACcgttttgataatttgtAGTTTCATAGCGATGTTTGCATGGATTTGTTCCACAGTATTCCATATAAGAGACTTCCTAGTAACGGAAAGACTAGACTATTTTGTCGCAGGACTTACAGTTTTGAGTGGGTTTTATGGAGTTTTCACTAGATACTTTAGACTTTATTTACCCAGCAGAAAGCTACAAAGAATGTTATTTACAATTGTATGCATACTGGCATATACGTGGCATATACATAGACTCGTCGATGACTGGCTGTACACGTACAATATGCAAGCTAATATAACTCTTGGTGTCCTACAAAACATTATTTGGggatttctttgttttgattTGTATTGCAAATACtataaattggaaaataatgaaCAGGTCTATAAAGAGAAACAATCCAACCATTTGGATTATATCACACCCAGAAGACTCCTTATCCCAAGCTTTTATTCGAGGTCTTCCAAACTCTATTCATTGTATCCATTATTACTTTGCGCTATTGTTATTGCTGGCATGTCgttagaaatatttgatttccCACCTAtcttttttgatttagtGGACGCACACTCATTATGGCATTTAGTGACAATAATACCAGCGTTTTATGGATGGTATGACTGGATGATTTGGGATATTAATGTGAATGTGAAACatgaattggaagaatttgtgcagaagaaaaatgattaa